In Toxoplasma gondii ME49 chromosome VIII, whole genome shotgun sequence, a single genomic region encodes these proteins:
- a CDS encoding hypothetical protein (encoded by transcript TGME49_274180) — MQEAPTAEEPRVEEGSGSGGVDRRTVAVSQPVSTAGFHSAQFRQTEPQTATPHALCPSSCLSSLRAPSHSPAPHGAPRGSPDPPRLLSPVGTAWAPAGAPGDRSSFFPLPGKHAGPTSSTPGFASPFPSPAGASSSPPSPSPSTASSASNGLTILPLWRKAPQMRETASGNRSFLSDGCGQDPHGPSGLQKPDAVTHPGATYPSPSVRPTCPLDSSISSSSPHRLSSLSSPLPSSSSPLPSSTESPPPSSVPTVPACFSPSGVTSVPTATSSFVSFSAHAQTSPLRSREPEPLRGAASAIAATADRPPSAPSGTGGESPETRTNMATPAVAAGFPASLASPAGGPAGACGSSVQAEERSGPDRSPRVPETCPNPAKTPAGSTPRDGAAAPTENETVNSDLPKPVGGAASGPPVSTHDGTPSPLRDEGEEARNKDASQAPAPASSSSRPLTGEPCGTSVAASGACRSPAGRQREGLPGDCADSPSVFRAPLKASPALSRGSPGARRPQPGGDVGKRPSFSSPSSSGSSHALSRSPSASSFVVGGEDGATVLLDQQERVSALLRRRHETSAACLRLLRDEVESETRRLRQLETRVRWRMQRLVERPQRPGAAAGQNAAPVSLRLQEGGGEKGNTPDGASSSSRVLHAEKESGCRAVVDDASALAVHGSSGGERPAGGPAANERDKAGGGAVFKTKRESKRDEEEAERGTAGCNELRKAAESAEKTGEEDGEDVEEEELLALSFHAFLETRTRQTSVLRAAGEGRWHMVPVKREKRGGRETGFGETQKKRVRGLCTALADAETATVSADCWPETEGRVGSPQRQGETKIPVCERGGQRVDCLKETGETPGRAIRRDTKATDAVPEGQGDRSESSRSGEREDDVNSNGRAAGAAPYVPDCSLENLDEVQLQLLWLNGGRQDTGNAARKGASKQTHAPVSAPSLHKQGNPDACDSSKLCPLPSEKSPSSPSGSSPDAPASYLDRLGVAVATAVWQDFPWNFTFPSFSSSASFSPSSCCSTSSLSCTSSCSASSASSSTSSYSSSSPSSSASLASPLQGLRRDPRRVPPSSGGRLFRWERYVESGCGDSEDEESVKVLQALLKDQESHSSRAAAAQETRARQYRHALREYHAQCYKMRLQQLVETKPVEAAALSPSWMLGASASPSPVAAGVRPSPFPASPLDSRLSLPAFNSAQMSACGAQRPSPAPQGRAGEEEILHARLPMQTLQTAVGASLPGAPFFPQGSPSLVLGPVGVHSAGDLRAPFSSPFLSPFAASSSVCLHPGADPEGSLSPGRQKRRREVSGGDPSLVQGAGVEVEQGAWQETGEGLTGQTGEKQKASKSAARQTPQPRRKQKIQKVDLKRRQVKEESGQ; from the coding sequence ATGCAGGAAGCCCCCACCGCAGAAGAGCCTCGAGTTGAGGAAGGCTCTGGGAGCGGGGGGGTCGACAGGCGCACGGTCGCCGTTTCTCAGCCTGTTTCAACGGCTGGGTTTCACTCTGCTCAGTTTCGTCAGACGGAGCCTCAGACTGCGACTCCCCATGCGCTCTGTCcgtcctcttgtctctcttctctgcgtgcaCCCTCGCACTCTCCCGCTCCGCATGGCGCGCCTCGCGGGTCACCAGACcccccgcgtctcctctcgccagTTGGCACCGCCTGGGCGCCTGCAGGAGCCCCCGGAGATCGTTCGAGCTTCTTCCCGCTCCCAGGAAAGCATGCGGGGCCGACGTCGTCCACACCTGGCtttgcttctcccttcccctctcccgccggcgcttcgtcctcgcctccttctccctcgccgtCCACCGCCTCCTCGGCGAGCAACGGCCTCACGATCTTACCTCTATGGCGAAAGGCGCCCCAGATGCGAGAAACGGCCTCCGGAAACCGGTCCTTTCTTTCAGACGGATGCGGACAAGACCCGCATGGACCGTCTGGGCTCCAAAAACCAGACGCAGTGACCCATCCTGGCGCCACATatccgtctccttctgttcgGCCTACATGCCCTCTTGACTCCTCcatctcgtcttcctcgcctcatcgtctttcttctctctcttctcctctcccctcttcgtcttctcctctcccctcttccaCTGAATCtccccctccttcttcggtGCCTACAGTTCCTGCGTGTTTCTCGCCGTCCGGTGTCACTTCTGTCCCGACTGCGACCTCCTCcttcgtttcgttttccgcgcatgcacagacgtCTCCGCTTCGCTCCCGCGAGCCAGAGCCTTTGCGAGGGGCTGCCTCGGCGATTGCTGCGACCGCGGACAGGCCTCCGTCGGCTCCTTCAGGAACTGGCGGCGAGTCTCCAGAGACGCGCACAAACATGGCAACTCCCGCTGTTGCCGCTGGTTTTCCTGCTTCGTTGGCTTCGCCTGCTGGCGGGCCTGCGGGTGCATGCGGCTCCTCTGTGCAAGCCGAGGAGCGCTCTGGACCAGATCGCTCTCCGAGAGTTCCGGAGACTTGTCCGAATCCCGCCAAAACGCCAGCAGGCTCTACACCTCGCGACGGCGCCGCTGCGcccacagaaaacgaaaccgTGAACAGCGACCTTCCGAAGCCAGTCGGGGGCGCCGCCTCTGggcctcctgtctccactcaTGATGGGACACCATCGCCGCTCCGagacgagggcgaggaggcgcggaaCAAGGACGCTTCCCAGGCTCCAGCTCCCGCTTCTTCGAGTTCTCGTCCCCTAACTGGAGAACCATGTGGAACGTCCGTGGCAGCtagcggcgcatgcagatcgcctgcaggcagacagagggagGGACTTCCCGGAGACTGCGCCGACTCTCCCAGCGTGTTCCGGGCGCCTTTAAAGGCAAGTCCCGCGCTCTCTCGGGGTTCTCCTGGGGCGAGGCGGCCGCAGCCTGGAGGGGATGTGGGGAAGCGACCatcgttttcctcgccttcttcttctgggagTTCGCATGCGCTTTCTCGTTCCCCTTCGGCCTCGTCGTTTGTTGTCGGTGGAGAGGACGGGGCGACGGTGCTTCTGGATCAGCAGGAGCGCGTTTCGGCGCTTCTCCGGAGACGCCACGAGACCTCGgctgcctgtctccgtctcctcagAGACGAAGTGGAGAGCGAAACAAGGCGACTGCGTCAACTCGAGACCCGCGTCCggtggcgcatgcaacggcTCGTGGAAAGGCCACAGAGGCCAGGAGCAGCCGCTGGGCAGAACGccgcccctgtctccttACGTTTGCAAGAGGGGGGTGGTGAGAAGGGCAACACCCCAGAcggcgcctcttcttcgtctcgcgttctgcatgcagagaaggagagcgggTGCCGGGCCGTCGTCGACGACGCTTCCGCCCTCGCGGTTCATGGTTCTTCCGGTGGCGAGAGGCCAGCGGGGGGACCGGCTGCGAACGAACGGGACAAGGCAGGAGGAGGAGCTGTGTtcaagacgaagagagagtctaagagagacgaagaagaagcggagcgGGGGACCGCGGGCTGCAACGAGctgaggaaggcagcagagagcgccgagaagacgggagaagaggatggagaggatgtcgaagaagaggagcttCTTGCCCTCTCTTTTCACGCATTTTTAGAGACGCGGACTCGCCAGACGAGCGTGCTTCGCGCCGCAGGCGAAGGACGGTGGCACATGGTTCCtgtgaagagggagaaacgaggaggcagagaaaccggcttcggagagacgcagaagaaacgcgtccGAGGACTCTGCACTGCGCtcgcagatgcagagacggcgacgGTCTCCGCAGACTGCTGGCCCGAGACTGAGGGAAGGGTGGGAAGTCCCCAGAGgcagggagaaacgaaaatcCCAGTTTGCGAGCGAGGAGGCCAGCGCGTTGATTGCctgaaagagacaggagagactcCTGGAAGAGCCATCAGACGAGACACGAAGGCGACTGACGCGGTGCCGGAGGGACAAGGGGACAGATCTGAGAGCAGCAGAtctggcgagagagaagatgatgTGAACAGCAATGGACGCGCAGCGGGTGCGGCTCCCTACGTTCCCGACTGTTCTCTTGAAAACCTTGACGAAGTTCAGCTGCAGCTCCTGTGGCTGAACGGGGGAAGACAGGACACGGGGAACGCCGCGAGAAAAGGCGCGAGCaaacagacgcatgcaccggtCTCCGCGCCGAGTCTGCACAAACAGGGAAACCCCGATGCATGCGACAGCTCGAAACTCTGTCCTCTTCCAAGTGAAAAAAGTCCAAGTTCACCATCCGGTTCGTCCCCAGATGCGCCTGCCTCCTATCTCGATCGCCTCGGAGTTGCTGTCGCCACTGCTGTGTGGCAAGACTTCCCTTGGAACTTcacctttccttctttctcttcttctgcttctttctcaccGTCGTCTTGCTGCTCgacgtcttctctttcctgtacttcttcctgttccgcctcttctgcgtcctcttcgacttcttcatattcttcttcttcaccttcatCGTCTGCATCTTTGGCTTCTCCGTTGCAAGGTCTGAGACGCGACCCGAGAAGAGTTCCACCTTCTTCTGGGGGGCGGTTGTTCCGGTGGGAGCGCTACGTGGAGAGTGGCTGTGGGGACtccgaggacgaggagagcgtGAAGGTCCTTCAAGCGTTGCTGAAGGACCAAGAAAGCCATTCTTCTCGCGCGGCAGCAGCCCAGGAGACTCGCGCGCGCCAGTACAGACACGCGCTGAGGGAGTACCACGCACAGTGCTACAAAATGCGTCTGCAGCAGCTTGTGGAAACGAAACCTGTCGAGGCCGCAGCTCTTTCCCCGTCATGGATGCTGGGGGCCTccgcctcgccctcgcctgTCGCCGCCGGagttcgtccttctcctttccccgcttcgcctctggacagccgtctctctctgccggcCTTCAACTCGGCACAGATGTCGGCCTGCGGCGCCCAGAGGCCGTCCCCAGCTCCACAGGGCCGcgctggcgaagaagagattctgcatgcgcgcctgCCGATGCAAACGCTGCAGACTGCGGTGGGGGCTTCGCTGCCGGGCGCCCCCTTTTTCCCTCAAGGGTCGCCGAGCCTCGTGCTCGGGCCTGTGGGCGTTCATAGCGCTGGGGACCTGCGTGCGCCGTTTTCCTcaccgtttctctcccctttcgcAGCCTCGTCGAGCGTCTGCTTGCACCCTGGAGCAGATCCCGAGGGGTCCCTGTCTCCAGGCAGGCAGAAGCGCAGGCGGGAGGTGAGCGGCGGCGATCCGTCGCTGGTCCAGGGCGCAGGAGTCGAGGTCGAGCAAGGTGCGtggcaggagacaggcgaaggcCTCACGggacagacaggagagaagcagaaagcgagCAAGTCTGCGGCGCGACAGACACCGCAGCCGCGTCGGAAACAGAAGATTCAGAAAGTGGATCTGAAACGCAGACAggtgaaagaagagagcggccAATGA
- a CDS encoding protein kinase (incomplete catalytic triad) (encoded by transcript TGME49_274170~Signal peptide predicted by SignalP 2.0 HMM (probability 0.996) with cleavage site probability 0.746 at residue 20), whose product MRFPVASLFAAGWLGLAVSAEEPTWESLEERGRELVKQHVSAVSGYTHLFERELHMVNAATAVLPLGSVLEVWGGKRLVRGRNVAVTEGAVLFDVTDNESKHEYTAKLFSVANKSVVKALSAVWKSFKEKNVENVLVERFGSDENVLKSGFLVPVGGGSIVNVPPVLQPAGKWSDTSFLGALILYPRVAQTLDALLWSGATLEKAAKFFLIRRLIRSVGDLHRSELCHGNLHPTNIVILAESGDIALTSFGDSCFQSLFVLSDAMGVGGAKQDTVRLGNIAHAIYTGKYPSDDLDKCNDNPDFPKADDTDVNDVVIRAAIMRLLCCGECPMQKPADMVVASPLFSS is encoded by the exons ATGAGGTTCCCGGTGGCTTCGCTCTTTGCGGCAGGTTGGCTCGGCCTAGCCGTTTCTGCTGAA GAACCCACGTGGGAGAGTCTTGAAGAGCGAGGCCGTGAACTCGTCAAGCAACATGTATCCGCAGTTTCGGGATATACGCACCTTTTTGAGCGCGAGCTGCACATGGTGAATGCTGCGACTGCGGTCCTCCCTTTGGGCAGCGTTCTTGAGGTATGGGGGGGCAAGCGTCTGGTTCGCGGCAGAAACGTTGCTGTGACCGAAGGCGCGGTCCTGTTTGACGTGACGGACAACGAATCAAAACACGAGTACACAGCCAAGCTTTTTTCAGTGGCGAACAAAAGCGTGGTCAAAGCCTTGTCAGCTGTGTGGAAGTCCTtcaaggagaaaaacgtcGAGAACGTGCTGGTCGAGCGCTTCGGGTCGGACGAAAATGTGCTGAAAAGCGGCTTTCTCGTGCCGGTAGGCGGAGGCAGCATAGTGAACGTTCCCCCCGTTCTTCAGCCGGCAGGGAAGTGGTCGGATACTTCTTTCCTTGGTGCGCTGATTTTGTACCCCCGGGTGGCACAAACTCTGGACGCCCTACTCTGGTCTGGCGCTACGTTGGAAAAGGCTGCGAAATTCTTCCTCATTCGCCGACTCATCAGAAGTGTCGGAGACTTGCATCGCAGCGAGCTTTGCCACGGCAATCTCCACCCAACGAACATTGTGATTTTAGCCGAGTCGGGGGACATTGCGCTCACTTCTTTCGGTGACAGCTGCTTCCAGTCTTTGTTTGTGCTTTCCGACGCCATGGGCGTGGGCGGTGCCAAGCAAGACACAGTGCGCCTTGGCAATATTGCTCACGCGATCTACACTGGGAAATACCCTTCTGACGACCTGGACAAATGCAACGACAACCCCGATTTCCCTAAGGCTGATGACACGGATGTGAACGACGTGGTCATTCGCGCTGCCATCATGCGGCTGCTCTGCTGTGGCGAGTGCCCTATGCAAAAGCCTGCCGACATGGTGGTCGCGAgtccgcttttctcctcgtaA
- a CDS encoding hypothetical protein (encoded by transcript TGME49_274160) — translation MATSPGGESGAPRLTEKDGKTMQRLTLGEAAEEIKRLRRLTRQNKIDLQKKEEEKGQLEHTVSELQAEMQSAQRAAEKRIREKEREADDLRKQLDKAAEDMRFLQSVSLPINEARKLTYKALRKGRALECLGELFCRNSVTNRMLREGFTAIVENAFGLGHLAFRAEHGVGPSSRTAVESQLRLLRQEQLLLLAENDRLTSQLSEVQGSLASQRREAANQPEEEAEIEKAEASAGGGDTDTEEKKQSAKSRKKAIKAAFELVAGLLRTARVRLLAVAMQRLACYAIHETGVMLLDVARTKATNNWNQVNFILGAKLILIFLRAFMRRREQLGFYRLWENAIKDKKVNREPEKTPMWRNSDPAADLALPSPGESLSPHLLGLSLAGSAGPLGGLPPFVYQPHYYCRLPSTQTRRSGNVFYPAPPAPTGQAELKRQALCHNTDVCDPIYRPAPELSASPQVNRGFNSVGPSGFLPGLAFSRETKQRRRELQGALLKRSAFPDEEPMSATQMNDMYIDMLLEEVDKRQ, via the exons ATGGCGA CGTCTCCGGGCGGGGAGAGCGGTGCTCCCAGGTTGACGG agaaagacgggaAGACGATGCAGAGGTTGACTCTCGgggaggcggcagaggagaTCAAGAGACTGCGTCGCCTGACGCGGCAAAACAAAATCGacttgcagaagaaagaagaggaaaaaggacaGCTGGAACACACCGTGTCTGAACTCCAGGCGGAAATGCAAAGTGCGCAGCgtgcagcggagaagagaatccgcgagaaagaacgagaagcagacgaccTGCGAAAGCAGCTCGAC AAAGCTGCTGAGGACATGAGGTTCCTTCAGTCAGTTTCCCTGCCGATCAACGAAGCTCGAAAGTTGACGTACAAAGCGTTGAGAAAAGGTCGGGCGTTGGAGTGTCTCGGAGAACTGTTCTGTCGAAACTCGGTCACGAACCGCATGCTGCGCGAGG GTTTCACCGCAATCGTTGAAAACGCCTTCGGCCTTGGTCACTTGGCTTTTCGAGCTGAACACGGTGTCGGGCCGAGCAGCCGCACCGCAGTCGAATCCCAGCTGCGACTTCTTCGACaagagcagctgcttctgctggCTGAGAACGACAGGCTCACGTCGCAG CTGTCTGAAGTCCAGGGGTCACTGGCCAGTcaacggagagaagctgcCAACCAgccggaagaagaagcagaaata GAAAAAGCCGAGGCGTCCGCAGGCGGCG GGGACACAGACactgaggagaagaagcagtccgcgaaaagcagaaagaaggcgatCAAGGCGGCGTTCGAGCTGGTCGCAGGCCTTCTGCGAACTGCCCGAGTGCGCCTATTGGCTGTCGCGATGCAGAG gCTTGCGTGCTACGCCATACATGAAACAGGAGTCATGCTCTTGGACGTTGCTCGCACAAAAGCCACAAACAACTGGAACCAAGTGAATTTTATTCTGGGCGCTAAGTTGATCCTCATATTCCTCCG GGCTTTCATGCGTCGCCGCGAACAGCTCGGATTTTATCGCCTTTGGGAAAATGCGATTAAAGATAAGAAAGTCAATAGAGAGCCGGAAAAAACACCCATGTGGAGAAACTCGGACCCTGCGGCAG ACTTGGCGCTTCCGTCTCCAGGCGAAAGTCTGTCCCCGCATCTTCTGGGGTTGAGTCTGGCGGGATCTGCCGGGCCTCTGGGAGGCTTGCCACCCTTCGTCTACCAACCTCACTACTACTGCAGGCTGCCTAGCACGCAGACGCGCAGATCTGGAAACGTTTTCTACCCTGCTCCTCCAGCGCCGACGGGACAAGCTGAATTGAAGCGCCAGGCTCTCTGCCACAACACTGACGTCTGCGAT ccGATCTATCGGCCTGCACCAGAGTTGTCTGCAAGCCCGCAAGTCAATCGCGGATTCAATTCGGTAGGTCCCAGTGGCTTTTTGCCGGGACTCGCAttcagcagagagacgaaacagcgaaggagagaacttCAAGGGGCACTGCTGAAGCGGAG TGCATTCCCGGACGAGGAACCAATGAGCGCGACGCAGATGAACGACATGTACATCGACATGCTTCTGGAGGAAGTCGACAAGAGACAGTGA